The following coding sequences are from one Musa acuminata AAA Group cultivar baxijiao chromosome BXJ1-6, Cavendish_Baxijiao_AAA, whole genome shotgun sequence window:
- the LOC103971110 gene encoding lysine-specific demethylase REF6: MPGSGFAPLPSDGRHCWRDKAPANVGESAWNMRGVSRAKGSLLQFMKEEIPGVTSPMVYVAMLFSWFAWHVEDHELHSLNYLHMGAGKTWYGVPRDGRLAFEEVVRIQGYGGEVNPLVTFTILGEKTTVMSPEVLVGEGIPCCRLVQNAGDFVVTFPGAYHMGFSHGFNCGEAANIATPEWLRFAKEAAVRRASINYPPMVSHFQLLYALALSLHTRMPTGDGSEPRSSRLKDKMKGEGEVIVKNAFVQNVIQNNHLLNILLDKGTSCVVLPQNTPDGPLCSNSLVRSQVKVKPRLSFGLCSEQEALEASRLLPSNDVGPGWSAAVRNFNGLSSFRGNSTSTGNDRMISSGICDKFVGADQYSFSSDLQNVEGEKEGSIHGDGLLDQGLLSCVTCGILSFACVAVIQPRETAAKYLTAADCGFLNDHAIGSADVSELSRDTNWKPSRNNLVTGIVQIERNVEDRVNDDLVHCDAYSVQVSDWSIKMISDVTCPRAASALDLLASVYTDSSDFEDEDVPLEKSTCSDKNNMGDSSLVLNTNEHLGNAVETQILHSSEVAHEETKLHLAGSESQNDLFAQSSQSVDGSDNLNGDDNDVADNKCQLKSEFSCLNLSETGNFMGKSSLEDNEAMETSKTSIKFMGESRDVHHKEFDCGSHNIETADIYYSSLKMGNPTVLADLPVKCDDSAVPAEAVTTCQELRNVATKKSPKISVVQGFDRDSSRMHVFCLEHAAEVEKQLQPIGGVHMMILCHPDYPKIESEAKLLAKELGIGNIWKNVKFREASKEDQERIRVALEDEEVIPTNSDWTVKLGINLYYTANLSKSPIYSKQMPYNPVIYKSFGQKSAGDSPEKPKTSGRRTGRQKKIVVAGRWCGKVWMTNQVHPCLAHKKETLEQEQTEEYYSSDSDQNPSDEIEIDHSSKVSSKSNSSGSNLAVKSSGKKRKKPSRKAKTKKPRCTMADSKSKATDVSGTSASPPGRTPRSSCPRNSESTKQHKLNSKDEAGGPSSRLRKRPSKSEEQKNKLANKKQSNKRKAKNNQTANLVPKDEEEYACDIEGCSMSFSTKQDLALHKRDICPVKGCGKKFFSHKYLLQHRKVHMDDRPLECPWKGCKMTFKWPWARTEHIRVHTGDRPYVCQEPGCGQTFRFVSDFSRHKRKTGHSVKKGRR; this comes from the exons ATGCCCGGTTCGGGTTTTGCTCCGCTCCCCAGCGACGGCCGGCACTGCTGGCGTGACAAGGCGCCGGCTAATGTCGGGGAATCGGCGTGGAACATGCGGGGTGTGTCCCGGGCTAAGGGCTCCCTGCTCCAGTTCATGAAGGAGGAAATCCCAGGAGTGACGTCGCCCATGGTGTATGTAGCGATGCTGTTTAGCTGGTTTGCATGGCATGTTGAAGACCACGAGCTGCACAGCTTGAATTACCTGCATATGGGCGCTGGGAAGACGTGGTATGGAGTACCGAGGGATGGCAGACTTGCCTTCGAGGAGGTGGTCCGCATACAAGGCTATGGTGGTGAGGTAAACCCTCTCG TTACTTTTACAATCTTGGGTGAGAAGACCACTGTTATGTCTCCTGAAGTTCTTGTCGGGGAGGGAATACCATGCTGCAG GTTGGTTCAAAATGCTGGGGACTTTGTAGTCACTTTTCCTGGGGCTTATCATATGGGGTTCAGTCATG GGTTTAATTGTGGGGAGGCAGCAAATATCGCTACTCCTGAATGGTTGAGATTTGCTAAAGAGGCTGCAGTTCGAAGGGCTTCAATAAATTATCCTCCTATGGTGTCTCATTTTCAGTTGCTATATGCACTTGCACTATCATTACACACAAG GATGCCCACAGGGGATGGAAGTGAGCCACGAAGTTCTAGATTAAAAGATAAGATGAAAGGAGAAGGAGAAGTGATAGTAAAAAATGCATTTGTTCAAAATGTGATTCAAAATAATCACCTACTTAATATTCTTCTTGATAAGGGAACATCCTGTGTAGTTCTTCCACAAAATACACCTGATGGTCCATTGTGTTCAAATTCACTGGTCAGATCTCAGGTAAAGGTAAAGCCAAGATTATCATTTGGCTTATGTAGTGAACAGGAAGCTCTAGAAGCATCACGACTTTTACCTTCCAATGATGTGGGTCCAGGCTGGAGTGCAGCAGTTAGAAACTTCAATGGTTTGTCTTCATTTAGAGGAAATTCTACATCCACAGGAAATGATAGAATGATTTCATCAGGGATATGCGACAAATTTGTTGGTGCTGATCAATACTCTTTCTCATCTGATTTACAAAATGTGGAAGGTGAAAAAGAAGGGTCAATTCATGGTGATGGGTTGCTAGATCAAGGACTACTGTCATGTGTGACATGtggaattttgagttttgcatgtGTTGCGGTCATTCAACCACGAGAGACAGCAGCCAAATATCTCACGGCTGCGGATTGTGGTTTCCTTAATGATCATGCTATTGGTTCAGCAGACGTTAGCGAGTTAAGTAGAGACACAAATTGGAAGCCGAGCAGAAACAATCTGGTTACTGGCATTG TACAAATTGAAAGGAATGTCGAGGATAGAGTGAATGATGACTTGGTTCATTGTGATGCATATTCAGTTCAAGTTTCGGACTGGAGTATCAAAATGATTTCTGATGTTACATGTCCAAGAGCTGCTTCTGCACTTGATCTTTTAGCTTCTGTTTATACTGATTCATCAGATTTTGAGGATGAGGATGTTCCATTAGAGAAGTCTACATGCTCTGATAAAAATAATATGGGAGACTCATCATTAGTGCTTAACACTAATGAACACTTGGGAAATGCAGTTGAAACCCAAATCCTTCATTCGAGTGAGGTTGCACATGAGGAAACAAAATTGCACTTGGCTGGATCAGAGAGCCAAAACGATCTGTTTGCCCAAAGTTCTCAATCAGTTGATGGTTCAGATAATTTAAATGGGGATGACAATGATGTTGCTGATAACAAATGCCAACTAAAATCAGAATTCTCTTGCCTGAATCTGTCAGAAACTGGGAATTTTATGGGTAAATCTTCTTTAGAGGATAATGAGGCAATGGAAACATCTAAGACTTCCATAAAGTTTATGGGGGAATCTAGAGATGTTCATCACAAGGAATTCGACTGTGGTTCTCATAATATTGAAACTGCTGATATTTATTACAGTAGCCTGAAGATGGGAAATCCAACTGTTTTGGCAGATCTCCCTGTCAAATGTGATGATTCAGCTGTGCCAGCAGAAGCTGTCACAACATGTCAAGAATTAAGAAATGTTGCTACAAAGAAGAGCCCAAAAATATCAGTTGTGCAAGGATTTGACAGAGATTCTTCTCGAATGCACGTATTCTGTCTTGAGCATGCAGCAGAGGTTGAAAAACAACTTCAGCCAATAGGTGGTGTGCATATGATGATTCTATGTCATCCAG ACTATCCTAAAATTGAATCAGAAGCAAAGTTGTTGGCAAAAGAATTGGGAATTGGCAATATTTGGAAGAATGTCAAGTTCAGAGAGGCCAGTAAAGAAGACCAAGAAAGAATCAGAGTGGCCTTAGAGGATGAAGAAGTTATACCCACGAACAGTGATTGGACAGTGAAATTGGGAATCAACCTCTATTATACTGCCAACCTCAGCAAATCTCCCATCTACAGTAAGCAGATGCCATATAATCCAGTTATATACAAATCTTTTGGCCAAAAATCTGCAGGTGACTCCCCAGAAAAGCCAAAGACAAGTGGGAGGCGCACAGGCAGACAGAAGAAAATTGTTGTTGCTGGCAGGTGGTGTGGAAAGGTTTGGATGACAAACCAGGTCCACCCATGTTTAGCCCATAAAAAGGAAACTCTAGAGCAAGAACAGACAGAAGAATATTATTCATCTGATAGTGATCAGAATCCTTCGGATGAGATAGAGATTGATCATTCCAGCAAAGTTTCCTCGAAAAGTAATTCATCAGGTAGTAATCTGGCAGTGAAAAGTTCtgggaagaaaaggaaaaaacctTCGAGAAAGGCAAAGACGAAGAAACCCAGATGCACTATGGCAGACAGCAAATCAAAAGCTACTGATGTATCTGGAACTTCTGCATCTCCACCTGGGAGGACTCCAAGAAGCAGTTGTCCTAGAAACAGCGAGAGCACTAAACAGCACAAATTAAATTCGAAAGATGAAGCAGGAGGTCCGAGTTCACGTCTTAGAAAACGTCCATCCAAGTCTGAGGAACAAAAGAACAAATTGGCTAACAAGAAGCAGTCTAACAAGAGGAAAGCTAAAAACAACCAAACTGCAAATCTTGTACCCAAGGATGAGGAAGAATATGCTTGTGATATTGAGGGGTGCTCTATGAGCTTTAGCACAAAGCAAGATTTGGCATTACACAAGCGGGACATTTGCCCCGTGAAGGGGTGTGGCAAGAAGTTCTTCTCACACAAGTACCTGTTGCAGCACAGGAAGGTACACATGGATGACCGGCCATTGGAATGCCCATGGAAGGGATGCAAGATGACTTTCAAGTGGCCGTGGGCACGAACTGAACACATAAGGGTGCACACTGGTGATCGCCCCTATGTCTGCCAGGAACCAGGATGTGGTCAGACATTCCGCTTTGTATCAGATTTTAGCCGTCACAAGCGCAAAACAGGCCATTCTGTTAAAAAGGGCCGAAGATGA
- the LOC135582949 gene encoding OVARIAN TUMOR DOMAIN-containing deubiquitinating enzyme 4-like isoform X2: protein MSGSESTTGNHLPQLRSIRMLFILIRASFPLAQAFLLPLSASHHHFDSFLWRKVSHRIPGDGRCLFRSVVHGACLRAGKPSPSESIQKELADELRSKVADEFIRRRTDTEWFLEGDFDTYVKQIRKPQAWGGEPELLMCSHVLRMPITVYMSTDSSDGLKIIAEYGQEYGKENPIRVLYHGYGHYDALQMPLTKTKSK, encoded by the exons ATGTCGGGTTCAGAGAGCACGACCGGTAACCATCTGCCCCAGCTGCGATCCATTCGTATGTTGTTTATTCTGATCCGAGCTAGCTTTCCTCTGGCTCAAGCTTTCTTGCTTCCTTTGTCAGCAAGCCATCATCACTTTGATTCTTTTCTTTGGCGGAAAGTTTCACATA GAATACCTGGTGATGGTAGATGCTTGTTCAGATCTGTGGTTCATGGTGCTTGCCTGAGAGCAGGGAAACCAAGTCCAAGTGAAAGTATTCAGAAAGAACTTGCAGATGAGCTGAGATCAAAA GTGGCTGATGAATTCATCAGGAGAAGAACAGATACAGAGTG GTTtcttgaaggtgactttgatacaTATGTGAAGCAGATCAGAAAGCCTCAAGCATGGGGTGGTGAGCCTGAGCTGCTCATGTGTTCTCATGTTCTTAG GATGCCAATCACTGTTTACATGTCTACCGACAGCTCCGATGGCCTCAAGATAATAGCAGAGTATGGTCAAGAGTATGgaaaggagaatccaattagagttctCTATCATGGATATGGACACTATGACGCATTGCAAATGCCTCTCACGAAAACAAAGTCAAAATG A
- the LOC135582949 gene encoding OVARIAN TUMOR DOMAIN-containing deubiquitinating enzyme 4-like isoform X3, whose translation MSGSESTTGNHLPQLRSIRIPGDGRCLFRSVVHGACLRAGKPSPSESIQKELADELRSKVADEFIRRRTDTEWFLEGDFDTYVKQIRKPQAWGGEPELLMCSHVLRMPITVYMSTDSSDGLKIIAEYGQEYGKENPIRVLYHGYGHYDALQMPLTKTKSKWYMKS comes from the exons ATGTCGGGTTCAGAGAGCACGACCGGTAACCATCTGCCCCAGCTGCGATCCATTC GAATACCTGGTGATGGTAGATGCTTGTTCAGATCTGTGGTTCATGGTGCTTGCCTGAGAGCAGGGAAACCAAGTCCAAGTGAAAGTATTCAGAAAGAACTTGCAGATGAGCTGAGATCAAAA GTGGCTGATGAATTCATCAGGAGAAGAACAGATACAGAGTG GTTtcttgaaggtgactttgatacaTATGTGAAGCAGATCAGAAAGCCTCAAGCATGGGGTGGTGAGCCTGAGCTGCTCATGTGTTCTCATGTTCTTAG GATGCCAATCACTGTTTACATGTCTACCGACAGCTCCGATGGCCTCAAGATAATAGCAGAGTATGGTCAAGAGTATGgaaaggagaatccaattagagttctCTATCATGGATATGGACACTATGACGCATTGCAAATGCCTCTCACGAAAACAAAGTCAAAATG GTACATGAAAAGTTGA
- the LOC135582949 gene encoding OVARIAN TUMOR DOMAIN-containing deubiquitinating enzyme 4-like isoform X1, giving the protein MSGSESTTGNHLPQLRSIRMLFILIRASFPLAQAFLLPLSASHHHFDSFLWRKVSHRIPGDGRCLFRSVVHGACLRAGKPSPSESIQKELADELRSKVADEFIRRRTDTEWFLEGDFDTYVKQIRKPQAWGGEPELLMCSHVLRMPITVYMSTDSSDGLKIIAEYGQEYGKENPIRVLYHGYGHYDALQMPLTKTKSKWYMKS; this is encoded by the exons ATGTCGGGTTCAGAGAGCACGACCGGTAACCATCTGCCCCAGCTGCGATCCATTCGTATGTTGTTTATTCTGATCCGAGCTAGCTTTCCTCTGGCTCAAGCTTTCTTGCTTCCTTTGTCAGCAAGCCATCATCACTTTGATTCTTTTCTTTGGCGGAAAGTTTCACATA GAATACCTGGTGATGGTAGATGCTTGTTCAGATCTGTGGTTCATGGTGCTTGCCTGAGAGCAGGGAAACCAAGTCCAAGTGAAAGTATTCAGAAAGAACTTGCAGATGAGCTGAGATCAAAA GTGGCTGATGAATTCATCAGGAGAAGAACAGATACAGAGTG GTTtcttgaaggtgactttgatacaTATGTGAAGCAGATCAGAAAGCCTCAAGCATGGGGTGGTGAGCCTGAGCTGCTCATGTGTTCTCATGTTCTTAG GATGCCAATCACTGTTTACATGTCTACCGACAGCTCCGATGGCCTCAAGATAATAGCAGAGTATGGTCAAGAGTATGgaaaggagaatccaattagagttctCTATCATGGATATGGACACTATGACGCATTGCAAATGCCTCTCACGAAAACAAAGTCAAAATG GTACATGAAAAGTTGA
- the LOC135582949 gene encoding OVARIAN TUMOR DOMAIN-containing deubiquitinating enzyme 4-like isoform X4, giving the protein MSGSESTTGIPGDGRCLFRSVVHGACLRAGKPSPSESIQKELADELRSKVADEFIRRRTDTEWFLEGDFDTYVKQIRKPQAWGGEPELLMCSHVLRMPITVYMSTDSSDGLKIIAEYGQEYGKENPIRVLYHGYGHYDALQMPLTKTKSKWYMKS; this is encoded by the exons ATGTCGGGTTCAGAGAGCACGACCG GAATACCTGGTGATGGTAGATGCTTGTTCAGATCTGTGGTTCATGGTGCTTGCCTGAGAGCAGGGAAACCAAGTCCAAGTGAAAGTATTCAGAAAGAACTTGCAGATGAGCTGAGATCAAAA GTGGCTGATGAATTCATCAGGAGAAGAACAGATACAGAGTG GTTtcttgaaggtgactttgatacaTATGTGAAGCAGATCAGAAAGCCTCAAGCATGGGGTGGTGAGCCTGAGCTGCTCATGTGTTCTCATGTTCTTAG GATGCCAATCACTGTTTACATGTCTACCGACAGCTCCGATGGCCTCAAGATAATAGCAGAGTATGGTCAAGAGTATGgaaaggagaatccaattagagttctCTATCATGGATATGGACACTATGACGCATTGCAAATGCCTCTCACGAAAACAAAGTCAAAATG GTACATGAAAAGTTGA
- the LOC135582949 gene encoding OVARIAN TUMOR DOMAIN-containing deubiquitinating enzyme 4-like isoform X5, protein MVRMESGLGIPGDGRCLFRSVVHGACLRAGKPSPSESIQKELADELRSKVADEFIRRRTDTEWFLEGDFDTYVKQIRKPQAWGGEPELLMCSHVLRMPITVYMSTDSSDGLKIIAEYGQEYGKENPIRVLYHGYGHYDALQMPLTKTKSKWYMKS, encoded by the exons atGGTGCGGATGGAAAGTGGCTTGG GAATACCTGGTGATGGTAGATGCTTGTTCAGATCTGTGGTTCATGGTGCTTGCCTGAGAGCAGGGAAACCAAGTCCAAGTGAAAGTATTCAGAAAGAACTTGCAGATGAGCTGAGATCAAAA GTGGCTGATGAATTCATCAGGAGAAGAACAGATACAGAGTG GTTtcttgaaggtgactttgatacaTATGTGAAGCAGATCAGAAAGCCTCAAGCATGGGGTGGTGAGCCTGAGCTGCTCATGTGTTCTCATGTTCTTAG GATGCCAATCACTGTTTACATGTCTACCGACAGCTCCGATGGCCTCAAGATAATAGCAGAGTATGGTCAAGAGTATGgaaaggagaatccaattagagttctCTATCATGGATATGGACACTATGACGCATTGCAAATGCCTCTCACGAAAACAAAGTCAAAATG GTACATGAAAAGTTGA